In the genome of Streptomyces racemochromogenes, one region contains:
- the sbnB gene encoding 2,3-diaminopropionate biosynthesis protein SbnB has translation MSRTTGAPSFAVIPGAQVHEVLDGRAPEVVGLIESAYRVHGEGGTVNPPSYFLRFPDRPTSRIIALPASIGGAAPVDGVKWISSFPENVAAGIPRASAVLILNDPATGYPLACLESSIISAARTAASAALAADRLSPAGRRPRRIGFFGVGLIARFIHQYLAGTGWEFDEIGVHDLSAEHADGFADYLTRSGEQGPVTVHDSAEKLIRGSDLVVFATVAGTPHVTEPDWFGHNPLVLHVSLRDLSPGVILSGFNVVDDVEHCLKADTSPHLAEQLTGSRDFVDGTLYDVLSGQLSVPEDRPVFFSPFGLGVLDLAVGRHVYDTLHERGDLAVVEDFFHEMRRYG, from the coding sequence ATGTCACGTACGACCGGCGCGCCCTCTTTCGCCGTGATCCCCGGCGCCCAGGTGCACGAAGTCCTGGACGGCCGTGCGCCCGAAGTGGTCGGATTGATCGAATCCGCTTATCGGGTGCACGGTGAGGGCGGGACGGTCAATCCGCCGTCCTATTTCCTGCGTTTTCCCGACCGGCCCACCTCGCGGATCATCGCGCTGCCGGCGTCGATCGGGGGAGCGGCCCCCGTCGACGGGGTGAAGTGGATTTCGAGCTTCCCCGAAAACGTGGCGGCCGGAATTCCGCGCGCCTCCGCCGTGCTGATACTCAACGACCCCGCGACCGGTTATCCGCTCGCCTGCCTGGAATCCTCGATCATCAGCGCGGCCCGCACCGCCGCCTCCGCCGCCCTGGCGGCCGACCGGCTCAGCCCGGCGGGCCGCCGGCCGCGCCGGATCGGGTTCTTCGGCGTCGGGCTGATCGCCCGCTTCATCCACCAGTACCTGGCGGGCACCGGCTGGGAGTTCGACGAGATCGGCGTGCACGACCTGTCCGCCGAGCACGCCGACGGCTTCGCCGACTACCTCACCCGCTCCGGCGAGCAGGGTCCGGTCACCGTCCACGACAGCGCCGAGAAGCTGATCCGCGGCAGCGACCTCGTCGTCTTCGCGACCGTCGCCGGCACCCCGCACGTCACCGAGCCCGACTGGTTCGGACACAACCCGCTCGTGCTGCACGTCTCGCTGCGCGACCTGTCGCCCGGGGTGATCCTCTCCGGCTTCAACGTCGTCGACGACGTCGAGCACTGCCTGAAGGCCGACACCTCCCCCCACCTGGCCGAACAGCTCACCGGCAGCCGGGACTTCGTCGACGGGACGTTGTACGACGTGCTGTCGGGGCAGCTGTCCGTGCCCGAGGACAGGCCCGTCTTCTTCTCGCCCTTCGGCCTGGGCGTCCTCGACCTCGCGGTCGGCCGGCACGTCTACGACACCCTGCACGAGCGCGGCGACCTCGCCGTCGTCGAGGACTTCTTCCACGAAATGCGCCGCTACGGCTGA
- a CDS encoding AfsR/SARP family transcriptional regulator: protein MVTVGERSVQVGGARQRTILALLLLSPGRIVPVDTLVDVVWNGRPPATARTQVAIVIAALRKAIKSEGVAEEVIATAHPGYLLRPDGHVLDTVLFSGLVADAEEAVRTHRPADAARCYAEALALWRGPALAGVTGQLVEDEAARWEEVRINAYEAMTSVQLELGRHQLLLPELAAAVREHPLRERTRYHLIIAQYRSGRRAEAMESFREARRQFIDELGMDPGPELQELHDAILRDDPSLAFEPPADVVAGGEGAADALAVRGRVVPSELPPDVPGFAGRGLELAALDTLVEGQGGDGRTSTVGLVTGVAGVGKTGLAVRWAHRVTEQYPDGRLFADLRGYDEHHAPTTAGDILSRFLRSLGVDSEDVPIGLEDRIALYRSVLAERRVLIVLDNVRTFAQIRPLLPGSGGSTVLVTSREQLEQLVTWPQRGRVHLGVLSEADSVELLGRIVGEVRIQAAPGDSARLAELCDRLPLALRIAAARLASKPHWTVRHLVTRLSDGRRRLDELSQGESQVRASFELSYRYLHKDAARLYRLLGLLGVPDFTTWVGAALLDGDVMDAERLIEHLVDAQFLEVVGVDATGQLRYRFQNLMRLYAEELAREEESEEDRREACERVFRTSLTIAEQAFRREKGGDYGTVRGDEPRRDVDSVLVEELLAAPLEWFEAERLSLVAVVEQAAELGMDDLAWDLVMSMEVLFESRNYLEDWRRCSEYALEVARDAGNLRGWAAMEQQLGVIELRHRRLAASAARQEKALGLYTQAGDPRGRALVLNNLAFIDRIRGDYDLGMSRLREALEVFRAQDDRTTQAYALQFMSQIALEQGRPEMAVELSMDSLRVCEGIKGGGRTLALATYRLASAYLALGRLGAAEENFSRVVDIVREKSDLLGLAYALLGLAEARLKAGAADAAERTFAEALEVARRTRSPMVEGQIQLALGEACRQSRRLEEAAAHAAAALAMFQGIGSPPWEAKAEAALRRVAEAAGAAGGVAGASVTGQ, encoded by the coding sequence ATGGTGACCGTGGGGGAACGGTCCGTTCAGGTCGGCGGTGCCCGGCAACGTACGATTCTGGCCCTTCTGCTCCTGAGTCCGGGGCGGATCGTTCCGGTTGACACCCTCGTGGACGTGGTCTGGAACGGTCGTCCGCCAGCCACCGCGCGGACCCAGGTGGCCATCGTCATCGCGGCCCTGCGCAAGGCGATCAAGAGCGAGGGGGTCGCCGAGGAGGTCATCGCCACCGCGCACCCCGGGTACCTGCTGCGGCCCGACGGGCACGTGCTGGACACCGTCCTCTTCAGCGGGCTCGTCGCCGACGCCGAGGAGGCCGTCCGTACGCACCGGCCCGCGGACGCGGCGCGCTGCTACGCCGAGGCGCTCGCACTCTGGCGGGGCCCCGCGCTCGCCGGGGTCACGGGGCAGCTCGTCGAGGACGAGGCGGCCCGGTGGGAAGAGGTCCGCATCAACGCCTACGAGGCGATGACGAGCGTGCAGCTGGAGCTGGGGCGGCACCAGCTGCTGCTGCCCGAACTGGCCGCCGCCGTACGGGAACACCCGCTGCGCGAGCGCACCCGGTACCACCTGATCATCGCCCAGTACCGCTCCGGACGGCGGGCCGAGGCGATGGAGAGCTTCCGGGAGGCGCGGCGCCAGTTCATCGACGAGCTCGGCATGGACCCGGGCCCCGAACTCCAGGAGCTGCACGACGCGATCCTGCGCGACGATCCGTCCCTTGCCTTCGAACCGCCGGCGGACGTGGTGGCGGGGGGAGAAGGTGCCGCCGACGCGTTAGCGGTACGCGGGCGCGTCGTGCCGTCCGAACTGCCGCCCGATGTACCGGGGTTCGCGGGCCGCGGGCTCGAACTCGCGGCGCTCGACACCCTGGTGGAGGGTCAGGGCGGGGACGGGCGGACGTCCACCGTCGGGCTGGTCACCGGTGTCGCGGGGGTGGGCAAGACCGGCCTCGCGGTGCGCTGGGCGCATCGTGTTACCGAACAGTACCCGGACGGGCGGCTGTTCGCGGACCTCCGCGGCTATGACGAGCACCACGCGCCGACCACCGCCGGGGACATACTCAGCCGCTTCCTGCGCTCGCTCGGCGTGGACAGCGAGGACGTGCCCATCGGCCTGGAGGACCGCATCGCGCTGTACCGCAGCGTGCTCGCGGAGCGCAGGGTGCTGATCGTGCTGGACAACGTACGCACCTTCGCGCAGATCCGCCCCCTGCTGCCGGGCAGCGGCGGCTCCACCGTGCTCGTCACCAGCCGGGAGCAGCTGGAGCAGCTGGTGACCTGGCCGCAGCGGGGACGGGTGCACCTGGGCGTGCTCTCGGAGGCGGACTCGGTCGAGCTGCTCGGCCGGATCGTCGGCGAGGTCCGGATCCAGGCCGCCCCCGGGGACTCGGCCCGCCTGGCCGAGCTGTGCGACCGGCTGCCGCTGGCGCTGCGCATCGCGGCGGCCCGGCTGGCGTCGAAGCCGCACTGGACGGTGCGCCACCTGGTGACCCGGCTGAGCGACGGGCGGCGCCGGCTGGACGAGCTCAGCCAGGGCGAGTCCCAGGTCCGGGCCAGCTTCGAGCTGAGCTACCGCTACCTGCACAAGGACGCGGCCCGGCTCTACCGGCTGCTCGGGCTGCTCGGCGTACCGGACTTCACCACGTGGGTGGGTGCCGCGCTGCTGGACGGGGACGTCATGGACGCGGAGCGGCTGATCGAGCACCTGGTGGACGCGCAGTTCCTGGAGGTCGTCGGCGTCGACGCCACCGGGCAGCTGCGCTACCGCTTCCAGAACCTGATGCGGCTGTACGCGGAGGAGCTGGCGCGGGAGGAGGAGAGCGAGGAGGACCGGCGGGAGGCCTGCGAACGGGTGTTCCGGACCTCCCTGACCATTGCCGAGCAGGCCTTCCGGCGTGAGAAGGGCGGCGACTACGGCACCGTGCGCGGCGACGAGCCGCGGCGTGACGTCGACTCCGTGCTGGTGGAGGAGCTGCTGGCGGCGCCGCTGGAGTGGTTCGAGGCGGAGCGCCTGTCGCTGGTGGCGGTCGTCGAGCAGGCGGCGGAACTGGGCATGGACGACCTGGCCTGGGACCTGGTCATGTCGATGGAAGTCCTGTTCGAGTCGCGGAACTACCTGGAGGACTGGCGCCGATGCAGCGAGTACGCCCTCGAAGTGGCCCGTGACGCCGGCAACCTGCGCGGCTGGGCGGCCATGGAGCAGCAGCTCGGCGTGATCGAGCTCCGGCACCGCCGGCTGGCCGCGTCCGCCGCGCGGCAGGAGAAGGCACTGGGCCTCTACACGCAAGCGGGTGATCCGCGGGGCCGGGCCCTGGTCCTCAACAATCTCGCCTTCATCGACCGGATCCGGGGCGACTACGACCTGGGGATGAGCCGGCTGCGCGAGGCACTCGAGGTCTTCCGTGCGCAGGACGACCGCACCACGCAGGCGTACGCACTCCAGTTCATGTCCCAGATCGCCCTCGAACAGGGGCGGCCGGAGATGGCGGTGGAGCTGAGCATGGACTCCCTGCGGGTGTGCGAGGGCATCAAGGGAGGCGGGCGCACGCTGGCGCTGGCCACGTACCGGCTGGCCAGCGCGTACCTGGCGCTGGGACGCCTCGGGGCGGCGGAGGAGAACTTCTCCCGGGTGGTGGACATCGTCAGGGAGAAGTCCGATCTGCTCGGTCTGGCCTACGCGCTGCTGGGGCTCGCCGAGGCGCGGCTCAAGGCCGGCGCGGCGGACGCCGCCGAACGGACCTTCGCGGAGGCCCTGGAGGTGGCCCGCCGCACCCGGAGCCCCATGGTCGAGGGGCAGATCCAGCTCGCGCTGGGGGAGGCCTGCCGGCAGTCGCGTCGCCTGGAGGAGGCGGCGGCGCACGCTGCCGCCGCACTCGCCATGTTCCAGGGCATCGGTTCTCCGCCCTGGGAGGCGAAGGCGGAGGCGGCGCTGCGCCGGGTGGCCGAAGCGGCAGGGGCGGCCGGAGGTGTCGCGGGAGCATCCGTAACCGGTCAATAA
- a CDS encoding DUF6243 family protein — translation MTDSKNINNPVGQGGGQRKRQSRAERQNNGPHRNLDRQGAAGQKAELVRKMREKVLGAEDAGQPDDDAAES, via the coding sequence GTGACCGACAGCAAGAACATCAACAATCCCGTGGGCCAGGGCGGCGGCCAGCGCAAGAGGCAGTCCCGCGCCGAACGGCAGAACAACGGCCCGCACCGCAACCTCGACCGCCAGGGCGCCGCCGGCCAGAAGGCCGAGCTGGTGCGCAAGATGCGCGAGAAGGTACTCGGGGCCGAGGACGCCGGACAGCCCGACGACGACGCCGCAGAGAGCTGA
- a CDS encoding DNA-binding protein yields MSGALILDSEGLAKAVQRDREVHEWLTAARDADLPVITSAPILVEVIHPRINDAALKWTLSRLRVEPVTQALAQTAAGLLRAAGLHGHKYAIDAMLCATAFAQPGRVTILTSDVEDITLLTSDHPRITVEKV; encoded by the coding sequence GTGAGCGGCGCGCTCATCCTGGACAGCGAGGGCCTGGCCAAAGCCGTGCAACGCGACCGCGAGGTCCACGAGTGGCTGACCGCCGCACGCGACGCCGACCTTCCTGTGATCACTTCCGCCCCGATCCTCGTCGAGGTGATCCACCCCCGGATAAACGACGCCGCCCTGAAGTGGACGCTGTCCCGGCTCCGGGTCGAGCCAGTCACTCAGGCCCTCGCCCAGACCGCCGCCGGTCTGCTGCGCGCTGCCGGCCTGCACGGACACAAGTACGCCATCGACGCGATGCTGTGCGCCACCGCCTTCGCCCAGCCCGGCCGCGTCACGATCCTGACGTCCGACGTCGAGGACATCACCCTGCTCACCAGCGACCACCCACGTATCACCGTCGAGAAGGTCTGA
- a CDS encoding HAD-IC family P-type ATPase has protein sequence MSPVPAWRVEVGAFLARNPDVCKGARDVILIRSAEALETAHKLDTIVLDKTGTVTEGGPALADAEPVGGFSEDELLALAAGAEADSEHPLARPLASTLSLGIADTVKDDSARAVAALQRLGTDIVMLTGDNAGTAAAIAGHGDIPRVLAEVLPEHKADEIRRLQGEGRTVGMVGDGISDAPALAQADVGLAIGTGTDVAIEAADIILVSGSLAGVVTAIRLSRATMRNIKQTLFFALVYNAGGIPIAAGALCRLWGIRLSPIIAAAAMAVSSPSVVTNA, from the coding sequence ATGAGCCCGGTCCCCGCGTGGCGCGTCGAGGTCGGCGCGTTCCTCGCGAGAAACCCCGACGTGTGCAAGGGCGCGCGGGACGTCATCCTCATCCGCTCGGCCGAGGCACTGGAGACGGCGCACAAGCTCGACACCATCGTCCTGGACAAGACGGGCACCGTCACCGAGGGCGGGCCAGCCCTCGCCGATGCGGAGCCGGTCGGCGGCTTCAGCGAGGACGAGCTGCTCGCGCTCGCGGCCGGCGCCGAGGCCGACAGCGAGCACCCGCTCGCCCGCCCTCTGGCTTCGACTCTGTCACTGGGCATCGCCGACACCGTCAAGGACGACTCGGCCCGTGCCGTGGCCGCCTTGCAGCGACTCGGCACGGACATCGTGATGCTCACCGGCGACAACGCCGGGACCGCCGCTGCGATCGCCGGGCACGGCGACATCCCCAGGGTCCTGGCCGAAGTGCTGCCCGAGCACAAGGCGGACGAGATCCGTCGGCTCCAGGGCGAGGGCCGCACGGTCGGGATGGTCGGTGACGGCATCAGCGACGCCCCCGCCCTCGCCCAAGCCGACGTCGGCCTCGCGATCGGCACCGGCACCGACGTCGCCATCGAGGCCGCCGACATCATCCTCGTCTCCGGCTCCCTCGCCGGAGTCGTCACCGCCATCCGCCTCTCCCGCGCCACCATGCGCAACATCAAGCAGACCCTCTTCTTCGCCCTCGTTTACAACGCCGGCGGAATCCCGATCGCCGCCGGCGCCCTCTGTCGTCTGTGGGGCATACGCCTCAGCCCGATCATCGCCGCCGCGGCCATGGCCGTGTCTTCCCCTTCGGTGGTCACCAACGCCTAG
- a CDS encoding mucin-1: protein MRYAPPGLCVNDFALLRDEDGTYVVLHLQGPWTPEFDHLRMETSYGRATSTDLVHWQPQGTAFGNGLPGRFDQQAVWTMHPLRHAGAMAMFYTGVSGLTPGGWPLQSVGLAYSDRTDGTAWRRHGIGPVVEADPRWYRTDERMGWRDPFVVRDDESDGWVMVICASDASLPVEVSGCVALATSDDLEHWTVHPPLISPGDVDELECPVLERLDDGSWLLLGSIGATRGFDAWTAPRLRGPWTRRGPLGPTGAYAPRVIAAPDGSRVVLHTTPRRAGLRDTGASCRGMLAQPKSLVMGGDAAPRLEWWPGLNTWLGEETDHPTLHAVGDIGITGPVEITLRTDTPGGDRPALAVGCDGKNLWVTGPEGTRLGETVLTSPAATLRILTIGEYVEVYADGVFALTTLCYSGHPAPWTAAAEGRQRTMPVRPIRLPDPHRDDASAIWPGPSTP, encoded by the coding sequence ATGCGATACGCCCCGCCCGGCCTCTGTGTGAACGACTTCGCCCTCCTGCGCGACGAGGACGGCACGTATGTGGTGCTGCACCTGCAGGGACCCTGGACACCAGAGTTCGACCATCTGCGGATGGAGACCTCCTATGGCCGGGCAACCTCCACCGACCTGGTCCACTGGCAGCCCCAGGGCACCGCCTTCGGCAACGGCCTGCCCGGCCGGTTCGACCAGCAGGCCGTGTGGACCATGCACCCCTTGCGGCACGCCGGCGCAATGGCGATGTTCTACACAGGCGTCTCCGGTCTCACCCCGGGTGGCTGGCCACTCCAGTCGGTCGGACTGGCGTACTCCGACCGCACCGACGGCACAGCCTGGCGCCGTCATGGCATCGGGCCGGTCGTCGAAGCGGACCCACGCTGGTACCGCACCGATGAACGCATGGGCTGGCGCGACCCATTCGTCGTACGTGACGACGAGTCGGACGGCTGGGTCATGGTCATCTGTGCCAGCGATGCCTCCCTCCCGGTGGAGGTCAGCGGCTGCGTCGCGCTGGCCACCTCCGACGACCTGGAGCACTGGACCGTCCACCCGCCGCTCATCTCACCCGGTGACGTCGACGAGCTGGAGTGCCCTGTCCTGGAACGCCTCGACGACGGCAGCTGGCTGCTGCTCGGCTCGATCGGCGCCACCCGGGGCTTCGACGCGTGGACCGCCCCCCGCCTCAGGGGCCCCTGGACCCGCCGTGGCCCGCTCGGCCCGACCGGCGCCTATGCTCCGCGCGTGATCGCCGCGCCCGACGGCTCCCGCGTCGTGCTGCACACCACGCCCCGCCGCGCCGGTCTCAGGGACACCGGTGCCAGCTGCCGCGGCATGCTCGCCCAGCCGAAGTCACTTGTGATGGGGGGCGATGCGGCTCCCCGCCTGGAATGGTGGCCCGGCCTGAACACCTGGCTCGGGGAGGAGACCGACCACCCCACCCTGCACGCGGTCGGCGACATCGGCATCACCGGGCCGGTTGAGATCACCCTGCGCACCGACACACCGGGCGGCGACCGTCCCGCCCTCGCCGTGGGCTGCGACGGCAAGAACCTCTGGGTCACCGGCCCCGAGGGGACCCGACTCGGCGAAACCGTCCTGACCAGCCCCGCCGCCACCCTGCGCATCCTCACCATCGGCGAATACGTCGAGGTCTACGCCGACGGCGTGTTCGCCCTGACCACCCTGTGCTACTCCGGGCACCCCGCCCCGTGGACGGCCGCCGCAGAAGGACGCCAACGCACGATGCCGGTCCGCCCGATCCGGCTGCCCGACCCGCACCGCGACGACGCCTCGGCCATCTGGCCCGGCCCCTCGACTCCCTGA
- a CDS encoding LacI family DNA-binding transcriptional regulator — MTASITDVARAAGVSASTVSRALRGRPGVSAEARDRIVALAAQLGYTASRSASSLASGRTYTVGVLVPYVGRWFFGTVLDAAEKVFSAAGYDVLLYNLGSPETRKRFFTRLPVRKRVDAVLTLLIPDEEESAALRSLGVPLATTVGGTRPGFTVVGIDDRAGTESAVRHLVNLGHRRIGMISGSSGPLHWTTPIERRNAYLDVLADAGIDHDAALEADGDYTVEGGERAMTELLATARPPTAVFAQSDEMAMGALRALRRHRLKVPEDVSVVGFDDHELADVVGLTTVAQPVAEQGAEAARLLLRQMDEPDAEPPVAQVQMPIRLVLRETTAPPRPRGPR, encoded by the coding sequence GTGACTGCCAGCATCACCGATGTCGCTCGCGCCGCCGGAGTCTCGGCGTCCACCGTGTCCCGCGCGCTGCGCGGCCGGCCGGGGGTGTCGGCGGAGGCGCGGGACCGGATCGTGGCCCTCGCCGCGCAACTCGGCTACACCGCGTCCCGCTCGGCCTCCAGCCTGGCCAGTGGCCGCACCTACACCGTTGGTGTGCTGGTCCCGTACGTGGGCCGCTGGTTCTTCGGCACCGTACTGGACGCTGCCGAGAAGGTGTTCAGCGCCGCCGGGTACGACGTGCTGCTGTACAACCTGGGTTCGCCGGAGACCCGCAAGCGCTTCTTCACCAGGCTGCCGGTCCGCAAGCGGGTGGACGCGGTGCTGACGCTCCTCATTCCTGATGAGGAGGAGTCGGCGGCGCTGCGCTCACTGGGGGTGCCGCTGGCCACCACGGTCGGCGGAACCCGGCCCGGCTTCACCGTGGTCGGCATCGACGACCGGGCCGGCACCGAGAGCGCCGTACGGCATCTGGTGAACCTGGGCCACCGCCGGATCGGCATGATCAGCGGGTCCAGCGGACCGCTGCACTGGACCACGCCCATCGAGCGCCGCAACGCCTACCTCGACGTCCTGGCCGACGCCGGGATCGACCACGATGCGGCCCTGGAGGCGGACGGCGACTACACCGTCGAGGGCGGCGAGCGGGCGATGACCGAACTGCTGGCCACTGCCCGGCCGCCGACCGCCGTGTTCGCGCAGTCCGACGAGATGGCGATGGGCGCCCTGCGCGCCCTGCGCAGGCACCGGCTGAAGGTGCCGGAGGACGTGTCGGTCGTCGGCTTCGACGACCACGAACTCGCCGACGTGGTCGGCCTGACCACCGTTGCCCAGCCGGTCGCCGAGCAGGGCGCCGAGGCCGCCCGGCTGCTGCTGCGCCAGATGGACGAACCCGACGCCGAACCACCCGTCGCGCAGGTGCAGATGCCCATCCGCCTCGTCTTGCGCGAGACCACCGCCCCGCCGCGCCCGCGCGGCCCGCGATAG
- a CDS encoding sugar ABC transporter substrate-binding protein has translation MSSISRKYRRTACTGLALAPLVALAACGPGGPADTSAEAGSGTGTITVWAHQGQAGESTALQNTVKSFNSSQNKVKVKLTLIPDTDYTKTLTATDASKLPDVMEFDGPTMANFVYNKKLAAIDDHVSVKTMANATDAIKAQGEINGKHYGLGMYDSGLGIYGNKKLLDAAGIKYPTGLSDDWTAAEFTAAVTNLAAKDSDGKSLDLQESGGYANEWGTYGFAPIVWSAGGSLLENGKAEGVLDTPAVASALKTFQDWKKYTDPNTDGNAFAKGRVALSWVGHWMYPTYSKALGDDLVVLPLPDFGNGPKTGQGSWQWGIGANTKNGKAAGAFLDSLLNDTNVTAMTTANGAPPGTTSVLAKSDLYKQGGPLQLFADQLAKPCGDSHSDKSCVAVTRPVTAGYPTVTAKFSQALAGVYGGADPKAALEKAARAIDQDFSDNDGYKLP, from the coding sequence ATGAGTTCAATCAGCAGAAAGTACCGCCGCACCGCATGTACGGGCCTGGCCCTGGCCCCCCTGGTGGCGCTGGCCGCCTGCGGGCCGGGCGGCCCTGCCGACACCTCCGCCGAGGCCGGAAGCGGCACCGGCACCATCACCGTCTGGGCCCACCAGGGCCAGGCCGGTGAGTCGACCGCCCTGCAGAACACGGTGAAGTCGTTCAACTCCTCCCAGAACAAGGTCAAGGTCAAGCTGACCCTGATTCCGGACACCGACTACACCAAGACCCTCACCGCGACCGACGCCTCCAAGCTGCCGGACGTGATGGAGTTCGACGGTCCGACCATGGCGAACTTCGTCTACAACAAGAAGCTCGCCGCGATCGACGACCACGTTTCCGTCAAGACCATGGCCAATGCCACGGACGCCATCAAGGCCCAGGGCGAGATCAACGGCAAGCACTACGGCCTGGGCATGTACGACTCCGGGCTCGGTATCTACGGCAACAAGAAGCTTCTGGACGCGGCCGGGATCAAGTACCCCACTGGGCTGTCCGACGACTGGACCGCGGCCGAGTTCACGGCCGCCGTCACGAACCTCGCCGCCAAGGACTCCGACGGCAAGAGCCTGGACCTCCAGGAGAGCGGCGGCTACGCCAACGAATGGGGCACCTACGGCTTCGCCCCGATCGTCTGGTCGGCCGGCGGCTCGCTGCTGGAGAACGGCAAGGCGGAAGGCGTCCTGGACACACCGGCGGTGGCGTCGGCGCTGAAGACGTTCCAGGACTGGAAGAAGTACACCGACCCCAACACCGACGGCAACGCCTTCGCCAAGGGCCGCGTTGCCCTGAGCTGGGTCGGCCACTGGATGTACCCCACCTACAGCAAGGCCCTCGGCGACGACCTGGTCGTCCTGCCGCTGCCCGACTTCGGCAACGGCCCCAAGACCGGTCAGGGCTCCTGGCAGTGGGGCATCGGCGCCAACACCAAGAACGGCAAGGCCGCCGGCGCCTTCCTCGACTCCCTCCTCAACGACACCAACGTCACCGCGATGACCACAGCCAACGGTGCCCCTCCCGGGACCACGTCTGTGCTCGCCAAGAGCGACCTGTACAAGCAGGGTGGCCCGCTCCAGCTCTTCGCCGACCAACTCGCCAAGCCCTGTGGCGACTCCCACAGCGACAAGTCCTGCGTCGCCGTGACCCGCCCGGTCACCGCCGGATACCCCACGGTCACCGCCAAGTTCAGCCAGGCGCTGGCCGGCGTCTACGGCGGGGCCGATCCGAAGGCCGCCCTCGAGAAGGCCGCCCGCGCCATCGACCAGGACTTCTCGGACAACGACGGCTACAAGCTGCCGTAG